A window of Scophthalmus maximus strain ysfricsl-2021 chromosome 10, ASM2237912v1, whole genome shotgun sequence contains these coding sequences:
- the LOC118285508 gene encoding IgGFc-binding protein-like has protein sequence MNEMMKVKLGSRCERLVVMCPVLLHFLLLAALNSDSAADPQGNNAGLKFIVAFPENIAHYYPIPPQNKIQITALHSNTQVTFKMFTYGTSTETLSAGQSKEFLPDVKLELKKEEISSETLTITSTEKIIVHATSLKHNSVQTALVIPTDQLGKEYLVPPVPRIPGTNDNVTLDVTERRPFRLVIISGDQPTKVTVEGAETREVSLRPQQVAQILLQEAAELRAVRADQPVAVLLTHSCAIRLNCTCGLLLTRLSPATQEQLRFFIPPFLAKNASGETFLLLSKEDSTTIEAFDPNSPLVETTGSVVLYRPGFLLTLIPEKDFASCFVVSRIQGMQSFAVIMVHKDFTDGVRIRKDPLGSPDWQELRGTEFVSTAVELDLETNVIWHTSSKMAVYFVGKHGTALYGNPAPIVSRTPDFRGCVLAPEVVKIGEVVDGWRESVKYCRDNDLQLVSFSRTVNVMQIHKELVQVKNDSMREAWIGMRRSSQTGEWYWLNNDPVTDTNWEEGEPGTEDDGQCAIMSLESGKDFGWRDEDCCKAALPVCYRRPVLFPL, from the exons atgaatgagatgatgaaggtgaaactTGGTTCCAGGTGTGAAAGACTCGTCGTCATGTGTCCTGTGctgctccacttcctgctgctcgCTGCACTGAACTCAG ACTCCGCAGCCGATCCACAAGGAAACAATGCTGGTCTGAAATTCATCGTGGCTTTCCCGGAGAACATCGCCCACTATTATCCAATTCCTCCACAAAACAAGATCCAGATCACAGCTctgcacagtaacacacaggtcaccttcaaaatgttcacatacGGCACCAGTACAGAGACGCTGAGCGCCGGTCAGTCCAAGGAGTTCCTCCCTGACGTAAAACTGGAGCTCAAGAAGGAGGAAATCTCCAGCGAAACTCTCACTATCACCAGCACCGAGAAGATCATCGTGCACGCCACCAGCCTGAAGCACAACAGTGTGCAGACGGCTCTGGTCATACCGACCGACCAGCTGGGCAAAGAGTACCTCGTCCCGCCCGTCCCCCGAATCCCAGGGACCAATGACAACGTCACGCTGGATGTAACCGAGAGGAGGCCGTTCAGGCTGGTTATCATCAGTGgcgaccaaccaaccaaggtCACAGTCGAAGGAGCCGAGACCAGAGAAGTGTCGCTCCGGCCCCAGCAGGTCGCTCAGATCCTGCTACAGGAAGCAGCTGAGCTTCGAGCTGTGAGAGCCGACCAGCCGGTCGCCGTGCTCCTCACTCACTCCTGCGCCATCAGACTCAACTGTACCTGCGGCCTGCTGCTGACCAGGCTGTCGCCCGCCACACAAGAGCAGCTCAGGTTCTTCATTCCTCCGTTTCTGGCCAAGAACGCATCCGGAGAAACGTTCCTGCTTCTATCAAAGGAAGACTCCACCACCATAGAGGCCTTTGACCCGAACTCGCCGCTGGTGGAGACCACCGGCTCAGTCGTCCTCTACCGCCCGGGCTTTCTGCTCACTCTCATCCCGGAGAAGGACTTCGCCTCCTGCTTTGTCGTCAGTCGTATCCAGGGCATGCAGAGCTTTGCCGTGATCATGGTCCACAAGGACTTCACTGACGGGGTTCGAATTAGAAAGGATCCTCTGGGGAGTCCAGACTGGCAGGAGCTGAGAGGAACCGAGTTCGTCTCGACAGCAGTTGAACTGGATCTGGAAACGAACGTCATCTGGCACACATCCTCCAAAATGGCTGTGTACTTTGTGGGAAAACATGGAACTGCTTTGTATGGGAACCCAGCGCCCATCGTCAGTAGAACCCCAG ACTTTAGAGGTTGCGTCTTGGCTCCAGAGGTGGTGAAGATCGGCGAGGTGGTCGACGGCTGGCGGGAATCTGTCAAGTACTGCAGAGACAACGACCTGCAGCTCGTCAGCTTCTCCAGGACCGTAAATGTGATGCAAATCCACAAAGAACTCGTCCAGGTCAAAAACGACAGCATGCGGGAGGCTTGGATCGGCATGCGTCGGAGCTCCCAGACTGGGGAGTGGTACTGGCTGAACAACGATCCCGTCACCGACACCAACTGGGAGGAGGGCGAGCCCGGCACGGAGGACGACGGCCAGTGTGCCATCATGAGTCTGGAGAGCGGCAAGGACTTTGGCTGGCGTGACGAGGACTGTTGTAAGGCCGCTCTGCCCGTCTGCTACAGAAGACCCGTCCTCTTCCCCCTGTAG
- the LOC118285509 gene encoding sialic acid-binding Ig-like lectin 15 codes for MDVHLVCRALSLLLSAGGVLCASDDGWSMNVQPEVRAIDGYPVVLPCTFSHPQHSQHSSLQVLWRLGHGQGAAVLFRCTSRTGAPTCEPGPQQDQRYRLEGNPREHDLSLRINRASLQDSGRYYCRVEVQGREHISFEDKMGTRLRVEAPPKILALSVEGSEQSGYRALCRVQGSPLPDVQWLGPDDLLEGSSVGPLAQGTTAHYHTVSQLRDVEPGQQYTCSASNPLGKEQATLYVLPPQPPPSLAGASPPLLLLLSLSVGAKVILLVGVGVWLVQGGALQGVRCWWK; via the exons ATGGACGTTCATCTGGTCTGTAGAGCTCTGAGTCTGCTGTTGTCTGCTGGAGGAG TCCTCTGCGCCAGCGATGACGGCTGGTCCATGAACGTGCAGCCGGAGGTCCGAGCCATCGACGGTTACCCGGTGGTTCTGCCCTGCACTTTCAGCCACCCGCAGCACTCCCAGCATTCCTCGCTGCAGGTGCTGTGGCGTCTGGGCCACGGTCAGGGCGCCGCCGTCCTGTTCCGCTGCACCAGCCGGACCGGGGCCCCCACCTGTGAGCCGGGGCCCCAGCAGGACCAGCGCTACCGGCTGGAGGGCAACCCACGAGAGCACGACCTGTCGCTGCGCATCAACAGAGCCTCCCTACAGGACAGCGGGCGCTACTACTGCAGGGTGGAGGTTCAGGGCCGAGAGCACATCAGCTTCGAGGACAAGATGGGAACCAGACTGAGAGTGGAGG ctcctccgaAGATCCTGGCTCTGTCAGTGGAGGGCAGTGAGCAGTCCGGGTACAGGGCTCTGTGCCGAGTTCAGGGCTCCCCGCTGCCGGACGTCCAGTGGCTCGGTCCGGACGACCTGCTGGAGGGTTCGTCGGTAGGCCCGCTGGCTCAGGGCACCACGGCTCACTACCACACCGTCAGCCAGCTGAGGGACGTTGAGCCGGGCCAGCAGTACACCTGCAGCGCCTCCAACCCGCTGGGCAAAGAGCAGGCCACCCTGTACGTCCTGCCCCCCCAGCCCCCGCCGTCACTGGCCGGGGCGtcgcctcctctgctgctgctcctgtcgCTGTCTGTGGGGGCAAAGGTCATCCTcctggtgggggtgggggtgtggctGGTGCAGGGAGGAGCTCTGCAGGGAGTCCGCTGCTGGTGGAAGTAA